A genomic region of Candidatus Binataceae bacterium contains the following coding sequences:
- a CDS encoding FAD-dependent oxidoreductase: protein MTGARRYDVVLVGGGVIGSSVAMALCERGLRTAVADIDLSGRLSSSEKNAGGVRATWWQPVNIALCRASIKYYESVRAEVGFRQKGYLWLYDAATWPKAVQHLGLQRELGHPIEEMDAAAIHGRVPEIDRLDGIAGATFSPEDGLINSNLLKEHYRSRSRALGAEYLDRLYVHAIEAGESEVRIGCWRADDALLDETLVRMMSEDAPGVPAAGHLVELAADAVAITGGAWSPSALKLVGLKNLSEPIRRQICLVDNRTTNLDAYGMIVDTSGVYFHNEGAYVLAGYSPLGEPPGYHFNYDGEPFFMNEVWPRLYARMSAFERLRHVRGWAGLYEVSPDRSAIVGRAAPRVFEAHSFSGRGVMQSYGAGQALAELIADGHYRRFDASALARERFERGALALEELHI, encoded by the coding sequence ATGACGGGCGCGCGGCGCTACGACGTGGTGCTGGTCGGCGGCGGAGTCATCGGAAGCTCGGTCGCGATGGCGCTCTGCGAGCGCGGCCTTAGGACCGCGGTTGCCGATATCGACCTCAGCGGGCGGCTGAGCTCGAGCGAAAAGAACGCCGGCGGCGTGCGCGCGACCTGGTGGCAGCCGGTGAATATCGCGCTCTGCCGCGCTTCGATCAAATACTACGAAAGCGTCCGCGCGGAGGTTGGCTTTCGCCAGAAGGGCTATCTCTGGCTCTACGACGCCGCGACCTGGCCTAAGGCAGTGCAGCATCTCGGCCTGCAGCGCGAACTCGGCCATCCGATCGAAGAGATGGACGCCGCCGCGATCCATGGCCGCGTTCCCGAAATCGATCGGCTCGACGGTATCGCGGGCGCAACCTTTTCGCCCGAGGACGGACTGATCAATTCCAACCTGCTGAAGGAGCATTATCGTTCGCGCTCTCGCGCGCTCGGTGCCGAGTATCTCGACCGGCTCTACGTCCATGCGATCGAAGCGGGCGAGAGCGAAGTGCGAATCGGATGCTGGCGCGCCGACGACGCGCTGCTGGACGAGACCCTGGTCCGCATGATGTCCGAAGACGCGCCGGGAGTGCCTGCGGCGGGCCATCTGGTCGAACTCGCCGCGGACGCGGTTGCGATAACCGGCGGCGCATGGTCGCCGAGCGCGCTCAAGCTGGTCGGGCTGAAGAACCTGAGCGAGCCGATTCGCCGCCAGATCTGTCTCGTCGATAATCGCACGACCAATCTCGACGCCTACGGCATGATCGTCGATACCTCGGGCGTCTATTTTCACAACGAGGGCGCTTACGTACTGGCCGGCTACTCGCCGCTCGGCGAGCCGCCGGGCTATCATTTCAACTACGACGGCGAGCCGTTCTTCATGAACGAGGTCTGGCCCCGGCTCTACGCTCGGATGAGCGCGTTCGAGCGCCTGCGGCACGTCCGCGGATGGGCCGGGCTTTACGAGGTCTCGCCCGACCGCAGCGCGATCGTGGGCCGCGCGGCGCCGCGCGTCTTCGAGGCGCATTCGTTCAGCGGGCGCGGCGTGATGCAATCGTACGGCGCGGGCCAGGCGCTGGCGGAATTGATCGCGGACGGGCATTACCGGCGTTTCGACGCGAGTGCGCTTGCCCGCGAGCGCTTCGAGCGCGGCGCGCTGGCGCTCGAAGAACTGCACATTTGA